AGTTTCGTTACAAGGCCTATTTAGTCGGTGGAGGGGTCCGAGATCTGCTTATGGGCAAACGCCCTAAAGACTTTGATATAGTCACAAGTGCGACTCCCAACCAAATCAAAAGGGTCTTCAATAACTGCCGAATCATCGGTAAACGATTTAAAATTGTACATATCATTTTTAAAGGTAAAATTATTGAAGTATCTACGTTCCGATCACTACCGGAACATCGTTTGGAAAAACACAAAGCAGATAACGATTATCTCATCAAACGGGACAATTCCTTCGGTACAGCAAAGGAAGACGCGGCAAGACGCGACTTTACCATCAACTCCTTGTTTTACGATCCTAAAAACGATTCCATTTTGGATTACGTTGGTGGATTCGAAGACATTCAAAAGAAAATTGTTCGAGTCATCGGCGATCCAGATATTTCCTTCAAAGAAGATCCAGTCCGAATGTTACGAGCTGTTAAGTTTTCTGTTTTACTTGGACTCGATATCGAGAAAAAAACCAAACTGGCGATCAAAAAGAACCGTTTGGAACTTGATAAGTCGTCCACAGCAAGACTTTTAGAAGAATACAATAAGATGTTTAGAACTTGGAAGACTTCGATTATATTTGAAGGTCTTGCTCTGAACCATTTGCTTGATGTACTTTTCAAAGAACCTGCAGATAAATTAAAGAAAACAGATCCAGAGTGGCGTGAACATTTTATGGAAACCCCACTTGGGAAAAGACTCGCAGTCACAGACAAACTCCTCTCCGCAAGAGAAGAGATGACTCCTGCTATCTTTTATTCATTAATTTTCTATGATATCGTCAAAGATTTGTATGAAAATGACCGTGGCCACCTAGCGCATAACATTAAAGAAAGCCTCCAACCTGTTTTTGAACGTATGGGAATACCAAAACGGGAACAAGACAATTTGGTGAAGATCTTTATCAGCCAACCTCGTTTTCAAGTCACTGATGATGAAAAAGAAAGACAAAATTCTTTTTTCAAAAAGAAGGACTACTTCTACGATGCGTTTATGGTCTATAAGATCGTTGCGATTTCGGAAGGAAACGAATCGGCAGTGCAAACTGCTTTCTTTTGGGAAATCTCTTTACGGCAAAGACCGAAACCTGATAGCCATCAGTTCGGACAACAGAATCGTAAAAAAGAACCGAGCAAAAAACGCCCACCGAGAAAGAAACATCGGGACAGAAGGGGTGGCGGTTCCCAAAATCAGAACTCCGTTCAAGAAGGAAATCAATCGGACGCAGGGGAAAAGCCAGGTGCAACCTCTGATCGAATGATCTCAGATTCTGACTCAGAAGAAACATAACTAAAAAAAGG
The sequence above is drawn from the Leptospira sp. WS4.C2 genome and encodes:
- the pcnB gene encoding polynucleotide adenylyltransferase PcnB — protein: MFKFLTSLFRKKADSVDSFLMYPEGKRYYRESHSIRRANIDEDAIKIINRLNKFRYKAYLVGGGVRDLLMGKRPKDFDIVTSATPNQIKRVFNNCRIIGKRFKIVHIIFKGKIIEVSTFRSLPEHRLEKHKADNDYLIKRDNSFGTAKEDAARRDFTINSLFYDPKNDSILDYVGGFEDIQKKIVRVIGDPDISFKEDPVRMLRAVKFSVLLGLDIEKKTKLAIKKNRLELDKSSTARLLEEYNKMFRTWKTSIIFEGLALNHLLDVLFKEPADKLKKTDPEWREHFMETPLGKRLAVTDKLLSAREEMTPAIFYSLIFYDIVKDLYENDRGHLAHNIKESLQPVFERMGIPKREQDNLVKIFISQPRFQVTDDEKERQNSFFKKKDYFYDAFMVYKIVAISEGNESAVQTAFFWEISLRQRPKPDSHQFGQQNRKKEPSKKRPPRKKHRDRRGGGSQNQNSVQEGNQSDAGEKPGATSDRMISDSDSEET